In Desulfatiglans anilini DSM 4660, a single genomic region encodes these proteins:
- a CDS encoding hydrogenase iron-sulfur subunit has translation MSEWEPKITTFLCHWCSYGAADLAGVSRLQYPPNFRVIRVPCSGRVSPKFILAAFRHGADGVWVSGUHPGDCHYLEGNYYARRKFALLKGLLEHIGIEPGRLNFSWISSAEATKFVEVANKVADEVRALGPAKYLIKQRAEVA, from the coding sequence ATGAGCGAATGGGAACCCAAGATCACGACATTTCTTTGTCATTGGTGCAGCTATGGCGCAGCCGATCTGGCGGGCGTCAGCCGGCTCCAATATCCGCCCAACTTCAGGGTCATCCGTGTTCCCTGTTCAGGACGGGTGAGCCCCAAGTTCATCTTGGCTGCCTTCCGGCACGGTGCCGACGGCGTCTGGGTCTCCGGGTGACACCCGGGAGACTGCCATTACCTGGAAGGTAATTACTACGCGCGGAGAAAGTTCGCCCTTCTGAAAGGGCTGCTGGAACACATCGGTATCGAACCGGGGAGGCTCAATTTTTCCTGGATCTCATCCGCTGAGGCCACCAAATTCGTTGAAGTGGCCAACAAAGTGGCGGACGAAGTGCGGGCCTTGGGGCCTGCAAAGTACTTGATCAAACAAAGAGCCGAGGTGGCATGA
- a CDS encoding 4Fe-4S dicluster domain-containing protein, translating into MLEYAGKIREAAKKLLADGKVDVFIGYQKGSVPMMNEPVLVKDPEQTEILHWDSHCGLNLCNYLTKRTDKIGIVANGCNSRNIVTHIIENQIARDQLYIVGIPCEGMIDHRAVVRAVKYREITSVEEEGDRFTVKGPGFEETFAKKDFLRSNCVICRHRNPVIYDEMLGDPVPEQTDVDAYEDVKKIEGMSSEQKWEFFNRMISRCIRCYACRNACPLCYCPTCFVDESRPQWVGKSIDPTDTMTFHFLRAYHCAGRCTDCGACERVCPVGIPVRQFTKKLNKDAEELFSWEAGLTLDQRPPLDVYKPDDYNAFIR; encoded by the coding sequence ATGTTGGAATATGCTGGCAAGATCAGAGAAGCAGCCAAGAAGCTGCTTGCCGATGGAAAGGTGGACGTATTCATCGGTTACCAAAAGGGGTCGGTCCCGATGATGAACGAGCCTGTCCTGGTGAAGGATCCGGAGCAGACGGAGATTCTGCACTGGGACAGTCACTGCGGTCTGAACCTCTGCAATTACCTGACCAAACGCACGGACAAGATCGGCATCGTCGCAAACGGATGCAATTCCCGGAATATTGTGACGCACATCATCGAAAACCAGATCGCACGGGATCAACTCTATATCGTCGGCATTCCGTGCGAGGGCATGATCGATCACCGCGCCGTGGTGAGGGCCGTCAAGTATCGTGAGATTACTTCCGTCGAGGAAGAAGGCGACCGGTTCACCGTGAAAGGCCCGGGATTCGAGGAGACATTTGCCAAGAAGGATTTCCTCCGCAGCAACTGTGTCATCTGCCGCCATCGCAATCCCGTTATTTATGACGAAATGCTGGGGGATCCCGTTCCGGAACAGACAGATGTCGATGCCTATGAGGATGTGAAAAAGATCGAGGGGATGTCCTCGGAGCAGAAATGGGAGTTCTTCAATCGGATGATCTCAAGATGCATCCGGTGTTATGCTTGCCGCAACGCCTGCCCTCTGTGCTACTGTCCGACATGCTTCGTCGACGAAAGCCGGCCGCAGTGGGTGGGAAAGAGCATCGATCCCACCGATACCATGACGTTTCACTTCCTGCGGGCCTATCACTGTGCCGGACGCTGCACCGATTGCGGTGCCTGTGAGCGGGTTTGCCCGGTCGGTATCCCTGTCAGGCAGTTCACCAAGAAACTCAACAAAGACGCTGAGGAACTTTTTTCCTGGGAAGCTGGTCTGACGCTGGATCAAAGGCCGCCCTTGGATGTCTATAAACCGGATGACTACAATGCGTTTATCCGGTAG
- a CDS encoding 4Fe-4S dicluster domain-containing protein, translated as MTDKIFTKDEWLERLGGVKGDYKVFVPVKDGDFHMFAPIDSGKKPDFSYQNTRLSPKGLVYPQSERIFEYSLDKQDEDAFIVKEAPKDYAPQAVVGIRPCDAQAFQIVKINFDNKEFRDPWWVQRFESSVLIGLGCNEPCDTCFCNSVGGGPFSEKGLDALLFDLGDAFLVRVITEKGQAFVDKVGGGAEAAQDAVDKAKRLALEAEGRMTSKVPTDKLKDKVVLDLFNAPFWDEVAFACINCGTCTYLCPTCWCFDIQDEAYGKQGDRLRNWDSCMYPLFTLHGSGHNPRDKKFQRVRQRFMHKLKYYVDKYGDGVQCSGCGRCVRYCPVNIDIRKVCARMNAYEG; from the coding sequence ATGACAGACAAGATATTCACTAAAGATGAGTGGTTGGAACGTCTTGGGGGCGTTAAAGGAGATTACAAGGTATTCGTACCGGTCAAGGATGGTGATTTTCACATGTTCGCCCCGATCGACAGCGGGAAAAAACCGGATTTCAGCTATCAGAATACGCGGCTTTCCCCCAAAGGCCTGGTCTATCCTCAGTCCGAGCGCATATTCGAATATTCCCTGGACAAGCAGGATGAGGATGCCTTTATCGTCAAAGAAGCCCCGAAAGACTACGCCCCTCAGGCCGTCGTCGGCATCCGGCCGTGCGATGCCCAGGCGTTTCAAATCGTGAAGATCAATTTCGACAATAAGGAATTCCGGGATCCCTGGTGGGTGCAACGTTTCGAGTCTTCGGTCCTGATCGGGCTTGGCTGCAACGAGCCCTGCGATACCTGTTTCTGCAACTCGGTCGGAGGTGGCCCTTTCTCCGAAAAAGGCCTCGATGCGTTGCTCTTCGATCTGGGCGATGCTTTCCTGGTCCGGGTCATCACAGAAAAAGGACAGGCATTTGTGGATAAAGTGGGTGGTGGGGCCGAAGCCGCCCAGGACGCAGTCGACAAGGCCAAGCGGCTTGCATTGGAGGCCGAAGGCCGGATGACGTCGAAAGTCCCTACCGACAAACTGAAGGACAAGGTGGTTCTGGATCTGTTCAATGCTCCGTTCTGGGATGAGGTGGCGTTTGCCTGCATCAACTGCGGAACCTGCACCTATCTGTGCCCCACCTGCTGGTGCTTCGACATCCAGGACGAGGCATACGGCAAACAGGGTGACCGCCTCCGAAACTGGGATTCCTGCATGTATCCGCTTTTCACCTTGCACGGGTCGGGCCACAATCCGAGAGACAAGAAATTTCAGCGTGTCCGGCAGCGTTTCATGCACAAGCTGAAATACTATGTCGATAAATACGGTGACGGCGTGCAGTGCTCCGGGTGTGGCCGTTGTGTACGCTATTGTCCGGTCAATATCGACATCAGAAAAGTTTGCGCCCGGATGAATGCATACGAAGGATAG
- a CDS encoding FAD/NAD(P)-binding protein, producing the protein MRNPYLPYPVRIDKITTETVDRNLKTFRFVFLNPEDEEKFAYTPGQFAELSIPGKGEIPIGIASSPTEKGFVAFTVNKVGLVSSYLHNMQEGEVMGIRGPLGNWYPWDEMEGQNVIIVGGGFAFTTLRSSIIYMLDPQNRPKFKDIIVVYGARNPGMLLYRDELAAWEQRDDIHMHITVDGTDDPDWKYNVGFVPAITEKKITSAEDAIAIVCGPPIMIKFTQPVLEKLGFPPEKIILSLEMRMKCGIGICGRCNIGDQYVCKDGPVFSLAKLKKMPPEY; encoded by the coding sequence TTGAGAAATCCATATTTACCCTATCCGGTTCGGATTGATAAAATAACGACAGAGACCGTTGATCGGAACCTCAAGACCTTCAGATTTGTTTTTTTGAATCCGGAAGATGAGGAAAAATTCGCTTATACACCCGGTCAATTTGCCGAATTGTCGATTCCGGGCAAAGGGGAGATCCCCATCGGGATCGCATCTTCTCCTACGGAAAAAGGCTTTGTAGCCTTTACCGTCAACAAGGTCGGACTCGTTTCCTCTTATCTGCACAATATGCAGGAAGGGGAGGTCATGGGTATTCGAGGGCCGCTCGGCAACTGGTACCCATGGGACGAGATGGAAGGGCAGAACGTCATCATCGTGGGCGGCGGCTTTGCGTTTACGACCCTGCGGTCGAGCATCATTTATATGCTGGACCCCCAGAACAGGCCGAAGTTCAAGGATATCATCGTTGTCTATGGGGCCCGTAATCCCGGCATGCTTCTGTATCGGGATGAGCTGGCCGCCTGGGAGCAGAGGGACGACATCCACATGCACATCACCGTAGATGGAACGGATGACCCCGACTGGAAATACAATGTGGGGTTCGTGCCGGCCATCACGGAGAAGAAGATCACCAGTGCCGAGGATGCGATCGCCATCGTTTGCGGCCCTCCCATTATGATTAAATTTACCCAGCCGGTGCTGGAAAAACTTGGATTCCCGCCGGAGAAGATCATCCTTTCCCTCGAGATGAGGATGAAATGCGGCATCGGCATCTGTGGACGCTGCAATATAGGTGACCAGTACGTGTGCAAAGACGGTCCGGTGTTTTCTCTGGCGAAACTCAAGAAGATGCCGCCGGAATACTGA